A genome region from Arachis duranensis cultivar V14167 chromosome 8, aradu.V14167.gnm2.J7QH, whole genome shotgun sequence includes the following:
- the LOC107460501 gene encoding uncharacterized protein LOC107460501: MNEKRNPKRPRSLYSKMPMTDSNDVQSFDNSIVFPVEDIVQYPLPGYVSPFSISFSPDDSLVSYLFSPDHTLNRKVFAYDLKTNKQELLFSPPDGGLDESNISAEEKLRRERLRERGLGVTRYEWVKTSSKRKALVVPLPAGIYVHDISNSKSELKLPSTSASPIIDPHLSPDGSMLAYVRDWELHVLNLLTNESKQLTHGAAGNGLTHGLAEYIAQEEMDRKTGYWWSLDSKYIAFTEVDSSEIPLFRIMHQGKSSVGLDAQEDHPYPFAGASNVKVRLGVVSVSGSSTSWMDLRCGGLEQQDNEEEYLARVNWMHGNILTAQVLNRKHTKIKILKFDVKTGQRKTILEEENNTWINIHDCFTPLDKGVTKFSGGFIWASEKTGFRHLYVHDANGTCLGPITEGEWMVEQVAGVNEATGLIYFTGTLDSPLESNLYCTKFFVDGSQPLQIPVRLTHGKGKHIVVLDHHMRSFVDIHDSLDSPPKVLLCSLEDGSIIRSLYEQSFTIPTSKKLQLEPPEIVEIHANDGTTLYGALYKPDASRFGPPPYKTMISVYGGPSVQLVCNSWLSTVDMRAQYLRNQGILVWKLDNRGTARRGLKFESHFKSKLGQVDADDQLTGAEWLVKQGLAKAGHIGLYGWSYGGYLSAMALSRYPDFFKCAVAGAPVTSWDGYDTFYTEKYMGLPSENQSGYECGAVMNHVNKLKGRLLLVHGMIDENVHFRHTARLVNALVAAGKPYELIIFPDERHMPRRHRDRVYMEERIWDFIERSL, translated from the exons ATGAACGAGAAGAGGAATCCAAAGCGTCCAAGATCACTGTACTCCAAAATGCCTATGACAGACTCTAATGATGTGCAGAGTTTTGATAATAGCATTGTTTTCCCTGTCGAAGACATTGTGCAATATCCCTTGCCTGGCTATGTATCACCATTTTCAATAAGTTTCAGTCCTGATGATAGTTTGGTATCTTATTTATTTAGCCCTGATCACACATTAAATAGAAAGGTTTTCGCATATGATCTGAAGACCAACAAGCAAGAATTGTTATTTAGCCCTCCTGATGGTGGACTTGATGAGAGTAATATTTCTGCCGAAGAAAAGTTGAGGAGGGAAAGGTTGAGGGAGCGCGGGTTAGGAGTGACGCGGTATGAATGGGTGAAGACAAGCTCGAAAAGAAAAGCACTCGTGGTGCCATTGCCCGCTGGG ATTTATGTTCATGATATTTCCAATTCAAAATCAGAGCTCAAGCTTCCAAGTACATCAGCTTCACCCATTATTGATCCACATCTGTCCCCGGATGGATCGATGCTTGCTTATGTAAGAGACTGGGAGTTGCACGTGCTGAACCTCTTGACTAACGAATCAAAGCAGTTGACCCATGGTGCAGCTGGAAATGGTTTG ACTCATGGGCTTGCCGAATATATAGCTCAG GAGGAGATGGATAGGAAAACAGGATATTGGTGGTCACTGGACAGTAAATATATAGCTTTTACTGAAGTTGATTCTTCTGAAATACCACTCTTTAGAATCATGCACCAGGGTAAGAGCTCAGTTGGTCTAGATGCACAGGAAGACCATCCTTATCCTTTTGCCGGTGCTTCAAATGTTAAAGTGCGCCTAGGGGTGGTTTCTGTTTCGGGAAGCTCTACCAGTTGGATGGATCTTCGGTGTGGGGGTTTGGAACAGCAAGACAATGAAGAAGAATATTTGGCCAGAGTAAATTGGATGCATGGAAACATTCTGACTGCTCAGGTTTTGAACAGGAAACACACTAAAATAAAGATCCTAAAGTTTGATGTCAAAACAGGCCAGAGGAAAACTATATTGGAGGAAGAAAACAACACTTGGATCAATATACATGACTGCTTTACACCTCTTGATAAAGGAGTTACGAAGTTCTCTGGTGGTTTCATCTGGGCCAGTGAAAAAACAGGATTTAGACATCTTTATGTTCATGATGCAAATGGGACTTGTTTAGGTCCCATCACTGAAGGTGAATGGATGGTTGAGCAAGTAGCTGGTGTGAATGAGGCTACAGGATTAATATATTTCACCGGGACCTTAGACAGTCCTCTGGAGTCCAACTTATATTGTACTAAATTTTTTGTCGATGGAAGTCAGCCACTTCAAATCCCTGTCAGGCTTACACACGGCAAGGGGAAACACATTGTTGTCCTTGATCATCATATGCGAAGTTTTGTTGATATCCACGACTCGCTTGATTCTCCTCCTAAGGTGTTACTTTGCTCCTTAGAGGATGGAAGCATAATAAGGTCTTTGTATGAGCAGTCTTTTACGATTCCAACCTCCAAAAAGCTTCAACTTGAACCACCAGAGATTGTTGAAATACATGCCAATGATGGCACTACATTGTATGGGGCTCTATACAAGCCTGATGCCTCAAGATTTGGACCTCCACCGTACAAAACCATGATCAGTGTTTATGGTGGTCCAAGTGTACAGCTTGTTTGTAACTCTTGGCTTAGTACAGTTGACATGAGAGCGCAATATTTGAGAAACCAAGGCATCTTAGTTTGGAAG tTAGACAATAGAGGAACTGCAAGACGTGGGTTGAAGTTTGAAAGCCATTTCAAGAGCAAACTCGGTCAAGTTGATGCTGATGATCAGCTAACTGGAGCAGAGTGGCTTGTCAAACAAGGGCTTGCAAAAGCTGGCCACATTGGATTGTATGGGTGGAGCTATGGCGGTTACCTCTCAGCTATGGCCCTGTCAAGATATCCAGATTTCTTCAAATGTGCCGTGGCCGGTGCGCCTGTTACGTCATGGGATGGATATGACACATTCTACACGGAGAAGTACATGGGATTGCCATCCGAAAATCAATCCGGGTACGAATGTGGTGCAGTGATGAACCATGTAAACAAGTTGAAAGGAAGGTTGTTGCTTGTGCATGGCATGATTGATGAAAATGTACATTTTAGGCACACTGCAAGGCTTGTTAATGCTCTTGTGGCAGCTGGAAAACCATACGAGCTAATAATCTTCCCGGACGAACGTCACATGCCACGGCGCCATAGAGACCGAGTTTATATGGAAGAGAGGATATGGGACTTCATTGAAAGGAGTCTGTAA